From Zavarzinella sp., one genomic window encodes:
- a CDS encoding trypsin-like peptidase domain-containing protein gives MRYQLWNREILIGCFALLGALASALSVKGQEFPSQLTLQQDARHTRVVEIVKKVQESIVNIHSEKTIGKSLKLHQPREIETVAQRVKGMGTGIIIDPRGYILTNHHVIEDVELLRVNLQDGTSMFAKVIARNPAEDLAILKVNPLKKLPTTPLGTNSDLMLAEPVIAIGNAYGYEHTVTTGIISSLKRDVSLNEEISYKSLIQTSAGINPGNSGGPLLNVYGELIGVNVAIRANAQNIAFALPIDRVLTIAADMMHVSRHQGRSHGLVLEDKVDAAAHPVKRYCIVKSIDVNSPAAASGLKVGDRLTQAAGIDVRCALDLERACVDMPAESKLTVVAERDAQPVKAEFAMKSLARAVPATTVARTTNNEIYSKLGIKLTPVSKDTVTHIHQELKGGMLVTEIDPNGLAKKSGVQLGDVMIGLHIYETLNEDNILFVLNHPDRKSFSPLRFHVIRGRELHRGWFPLND, from the coding sequence ATGCGGTATCAGTTGTGGAATCGGGAAATTCTGATTGGTTGTTTTGCATTACTTGGTGCGTTAGCCAGTGCGCTAAGTGTAAAAGGACAGGAATTTCCGTCTCAGCTTACATTGCAACAAGATGCCCGCCACACACGTGTGGTGGAAATTGTGAAAAAAGTACAAGAAAGCATCGTCAACATTCACAGTGAAAAAACGATCGGAAAATCGTTAAAACTGCACCAACCCCGAGAAATTGAAACAGTAGCCCAGCGTGTCAAAGGGATGGGCACCGGTATTATTATTGATCCGCGTGGATATATTCTGACAAACCACCACGTGATTGAAGATGTAGAACTGCTCCGTGTCAACCTGCAGGATGGCACTTCCATGTTTGCCAAAGTCATTGCCCGCAACCCTGCGGAAGATCTGGCAATCCTGAAAGTCAATCCGTTGAAAAAGCTGCCCACCACACCACTGGGGACAAACTCTGATCTCATGCTAGCCGAACCAGTCATTGCGATTGGCAACGCATATGGCTACGAACACACCGTAACCACTGGTATTATCAGTTCGCTGAAACGCGATGTCAGCCTGAATGAAGAAATTTCTTACAAGTCACTTATTCAAACCAGTGCGGGGATTAATCCCGGCAATTCAGGTGGCCCACTGCTCAATGTCTACGGTGAACTGATTGGCGTTAATGTGGCAATTCGTGCAAATGCCCAAAACATTGCCTTCGCACTGCCAATTGACCGTGTTCTGACTATTGCTGCAGACATGATGCATGTTTCCCGTCATCAGGGCAGGTCGCATGGGCTGGTGCTGGAAGACAAAGTGGACGCTGCCGCACATCCAGTCAAACGGTATTGCATCGTCAAATCAATTGACGTCAATAGTCCCGCTGCTGCTTCCGGTTTGAAAGTGGGTGATCGCCTGACACAGGCAGCTGGGATCGATGTTCGCTGTGCACTCGATCTCGAGCGGGCGTGCGTTGATATGCCCGCAGAGAGCAAACTTACTGTCGTCGCAGAACGTGATGCACAACCTGTGAAAGCAGAGTTTGCAATGAAATCACTGGCAAGGGCAGTGCCTGCAACAACAGTTGCACGAACCACCAATAACGAAATCTATTCGAAACTGGGGATCAAACTGACACCCGTTTCCAAAGACACCGTTACCCATATTCACCAGGAATTGAAAGGTGGGATGCTGGTTACGGAAATCGATCCGAATGGATTAGCCAAAAAGTCGGGTGTGCAACTGGGCGATGTGATGATCGGCCTGCACATTTACGAAACACTGAACGAAGATAACATTCTCTTCGTACTCAACCACCCGGACAGAAAATCGTTTTCTCCGTTGCGGTTCCATGTCATCCGTGGGCGGGAACTCCACCGGGGCTGGTTCCCTTTGAATGATTAA
- a CDS encoding FGGY-family carbohydrate kinase: MPILAIDVGTSSVKSAILDVATGEPLAEPQKHGYPIDSPTRDAFQVPADRLREAVWHSAQHAVANFSDPAAIEGIGLSCLMPALVLLDKKDQVLQPIWLHLDRRSRGVAKQVLQDVGDAFLHSCGNRPLPGGMSVLCYAQMLKEHPDLYSDTRWYLHANGWMALLMTGERRFDLANASFTGLFDTMKTRNWSATWCEYFHIEPDRLPPVVCGSTTVGGLLPQVAKEWGLPAGLPVKIGTADTSSAMLSAKMKTGDMLHSVGTTQVLGTLIDNPKPSAKRLTRLFGVGDQYVYVSHNPVGGSALNWIYELCFKDYSKDDFFAKVIFEHLERATTIALDPPYLGGDRLEIDEKYAHFTNLNLATRREDLLAAVLQGIVRGHHNAFAALEVPEEEIHRIILTGGGCDIVARMIPEYHHRQLETIDEGAMRGVARLFDYP, translated from the coding sequence ATGCCGATTCTTGCAATTGATGTGGGTACATCCAGCGTGAAGTCTGCCATTCTGGATGTGGCAACTGGCGAACCACTTGCAGAACCACAAAAGCATGGTTACCCCATTGATTCCCCCACGCGGGATGCCTTTCAGGTGCCGGCAGATCGGCTGCGCGAAGCAGTGTGGCACTCCGCACAACATGCGGTGGCGAATTTTTCTGATCCAGCAGCGATTGAAGGTATTGGTTTGTCCTGTTTAATGCCCGCACTGGTATTGCTGGATAAAAAAGACCAAGTGCTGCAACCAATCTGGCTGCACCTCGATCGACGGTCGCGTGGGGTTGCTAAACAGGTACTTCAGGATGTGGGGGATGCTTTTTTGCATTCCTGCGGGAATCGCCCACTGCCAGGTGGGATGTCGGTCTTGTGTTACGCACAGATGTTGAAAGAACACCCCGACTTGTATTCCGATACCCGCTGGTATCTGCACGCGAATGGATGGATGGCTTTACTGATGACGGGTGAACGCCGTTTTGATCTGGCAAATGCGTCCTTCACGGGACTGTTTGACACAATGAAAACGAGAAACTGGTCCGCCACCTGGTGCGAATATTTCCATATTGAACCAGACAGATTACCCCCTGTGGTCTGTGGTTCCACAACCGTGGGTGGCTTGCTACCACAGGTTGCAAAAGAATGGGGATTGCCCGCTGGATTGCCAGTGAAAATTGGCACCGCAGACACCTCCAGTGCGATGCTTTCAGCAAAGATGAAAACGGGCGATATGCTGCATTCCGTGGGTACCACGCAGGTGTTGGGAACATTAATTGACAATCCCAAGCCATCTGCAAAACGCCTGACCAGGCTTTTCGGCGTTGGTGATCAATACGTGTATGTCAGCCATAATCCAGTCGGTGGCTCTGCCCTGAATTGGATCTACGAATTGTGCTTTAAAGATTATTCGAAGGATGATTTCTTTGCCAAAGTGATTTTTGAACATCTGGAACGGGCCACGACGATTGCTCTTGACCCACCATACCTGGGTGGGGATCGTCTGGAAATTGATGAAAAATATGCCCACTTTACCAATTTGAATCTGGCCACCAGGCGCGAAGATCTGCTGGCTGCGGTGCTGCAGGGAATTGTCCGTGGTCACCACAATGCATTCGCTGCACTGGAAGTGCCTGAAGAAGAAATTCATCGCATCATTCTGACTGGTGGGGGGTGCGACATTGTCGCCCGCATGATCCCGGAGTACCATCATCGGCAACTTGAAACAATCGACGAAGGTGCCATGCGTGGCGTGGCTCGGCTTTTCGATTACCCATAA